The Henckelia pumila isolate YLH828 chromosome 2, ASM3356847v2, whole genome shotgun sequence genome includes a window with the following:
- the LOC140878414 gene encoding uncharacterized protein, with the protein MSTNRDWMWRRIDDKGYLVDEFLEGVKEFLTFAYEHSGCVNSENKIKCPCSECRNRYFFIQKDVRYHLVKYGFARGYDIWHAHGEPMKKARHSVDCESVQNEEGSRYKTMVMEGIEQGFDWSASNNDQPPNHEAQKFFDLLKDADEPLWDGCKNHSKLSAVTQLLNLKSEFNIPEACYDRLMSIVKSMLPESENLPPNLYKTKKQLANLGLGYVKIDACVNNCILYYEEYKDHKEFPVCFHPRYKPRKPRVRKEVPFSVLRYFPLIPRLKRLYASSYTSEQMTWHAKNHCKGGKMAHPSHGEAWKHFDRSYPSFASDSRNVRLGLCTDGFNPFGHHSTPYSCWPVIITVYNLPPWMCMQKPFMFLNMVIPGPKSPGKNIDVFLRPLIDELKILWTVGVETYDV; encoded by the coding sequence ATGTCTACAAATCGTGATTGGATGTGGCGTCGAATAGACGATAAAGGTTATCTCGTTGACGAGTTTTTGGAGGGAGTTAAAGAGTTTTTGACATTTGCCTATGAACATTCGGGCTGTGTCAATAGTGAGAACAAAATAAAATGTCCATGTAGTGAATGTCGTAATAGAtacttttttattcaaaaggatGTGCGTTATCACCTTGTCAAATATGGATTTGCCCGTGGCTATGATATATGGCATGCACATGGTGAACCAATGAAGAAAGCTAGACATTCTGTTGATTGTGAAAGTGTTCAAAATGAAGAAGGATCTCGTTACAAAACCATGGTGATGGAGGGTATTGAGCAAGGTTTTGATTGGTCGGCATCAAATAATGATCAGCCACCCAATCATGAGGCACAAAAGTTCTTTGACTTATTGAAGGACGCCGACGAACCGCTATGGGATGGTTGCAAAAACCACAGCAAACTTTCAGCTGTCACCCAGTTGTTAAATCTCAAGTCTGAGTTTAATATTCCTGAGGCCTGCTATGATAGACTCATGTCAATCGTTAAAAGCATGTTACCGGAAAGTGAAAATTTGCCACCCAATTTGTATAAAACAAAGAAGCAACTTGCCAATCTCGGACTTGGTTATGTTAAAATTGATGCGTGTGTCAACAACTGCATTTTATACTATGAAGAATACAAAGACCACAAAGAATTCCCCGTTTGCTTTCATCCTAGATACAAACCGAGAAAGCCGAGAGTACGAAAAGAAGTTCCTTTTAGTGTCTTACGGTATTTTCCATTGATACCTAGACTCAAGAGGCTTTATGCATCTTCATATACTTCTGAACAGATGACTTGGCATGCCAAAAATCATTGCAAAGGTGGAAAAATGGCACACCCATCTCATGGTGAGGCATGGAAGCATTTTGATCGTTCCTATCCTTCTTTTGCCTCAGACTCACGTAACGTGCGCCTTGGGTTATGCACTGATGGATTTAATCCATTTGGTCATCATAGTACCCCTTATTCATGTTGGCCTGTGATAATTACAGTTTACAATCTCCCTCCATGGATGTGCATGCAAAAGCCCTTCATGTTCCTTAACATGGTTATTCCCGGACCAAAGAGTCCGGGAAAAAATATTGATGTGTTCTTACGTCCTCTAATAGACgagttaaaaatattatggaCTGTTGGGGTCGAAACTTATGAtgtataa
- the LOC140884826 gene encoding uncharacterized protein gives MDVKDKTKDNVKARKDLEQHCSRPELHLIGGVGGKIYKPKAAYTLSKVQMTELCVWAKSLKLPEGYSANISRCVNESSHKFSGMKSHDCHIFMQRLLPVAFRDLLPKSIWEVLTELSNYFKDICATVLRVEHMEQIELNIVEILCKLERIFPPAFFDSMEHLPIHLAYEAKVGGRVQYRWMYPFERFLYHLKKKVGNRARVEALIVEAYIIEEVSTFCASYFEPQVQSRLNRVPRNDDGGSADSSCRLSIFTHPGRALGSRFTTRYLKDDELKAAHRYILMNCEKINPFLAKFTEEKKQQIPGMTDKELQILCDQQFPPWLLSHIQEHPYEVDDDIKKLAHGPNRRVSCYNGYFVNVFKFETVEHGRYKATSNYGVCVLGSTTDEYEVDYYGVLEEILGLEYYGLRDVIVLFRCHWYDTSDKGVKVHRLGIVEINNKSKLNTNDPFLLSSQAQQVYYTVPPTIKQVRNNWMVVCKVKARGKFEIPLLEEQEENVPPNVESAFQEEEIFTPHPIIIDANIDEVNIFFNEEDELDSVELEELRRAANDKQVISDGEELEEELEDFESDEETQEKTDHDTDNSANEMENED, from the exons ATGGATGTTAAAGATAAGACAAAGGATAATGTTAAAGCTAGAAAAGATTTAGAGCAGCATTGTAGCCGTCCAGAGTTGCATCTAATTGGGGGAGTAGGTGGTAAAATTTACAAACCGAAGGCAGCGTACACTTTGAGTAAAGTGCAAATGACAGAATTGTGTGTTTGGGCAAAGTCACTGAAACTTCCAGAAGGATATTCTGCGAACATATCTCGTTGTGTAAATGAGAGCTCACACAAGTTTAGCGGGATGAAGAGCCATGATTGCCACATATTTATGCAAAGATTGTTGCCTGTTGCATTTCGAGATCTACTTCCAAAATCAATTTGGGAAGTGTTAACAGAACTAAGCAATTATTTTAAAGATATATGTGCAACTGTATTGAGAGTAGAGCATATGGaacaaattgaattaaatattgttgAGATATTATGCAAACTTGAAAGGATTTTTCCCCCGGCTTTCTTTGATTCTATGGAGCATTTGCCAATTCACCTTGCATATGAAGCTAAAGTTGGTGGACGTGTACAATACAGATGGATGTATCCTTTTGAGAG GTTTTTGTATCATTTAAAGAAGAAGGTGGGAAATAGAGCTCGAGTTGAAGCTTTGATCGTTGAAGCTTATATCATAGAAGAAGTTTCAACATTTTGTGCATCATACTTTGAACCACAAGTACAATCACGACTAAATCGAGTTCCAAGAAATGATGATGGTGGATCAGCAGATTCTTCTTGTAGGCTGTCAATTTTTACTCACCCAGGACGCGCACTTGGGTCTCGATTTACGACTAGATATTTGAAAGATGATGAGTTAAAAGCTGCCCATAGATACATTCTGATGAACTGTGAGAAGATAAATCCATTTCTCGC GAAATTTACTGAAGAAAAGAAACAACAAATTCCAGGTATGACTGATAAGGAGCTTCAAATTTTATGTGATCAACAATTTCCTCCATGGTTACTCTCTCAT ATTCAAGAACATCCTTATGAGGTTGATGACGACATAAAGAAGCTAGCACATGGTCCAAATCGACGGGTGTCTTGCTATAATGGATACTTTGTGAatgtatttaaatttgaaacaGTGGAACATGGACGTTACAAAGCAACATCAAATTATGGCGTGTGTGTGTTAGGTAGCACCACTGATGAGTACGAAGTAGACTACTATGGAGTGTTGGAAGAAATTTTGGGATTGGAATATTATGGTCTTAGGGATGTGATTGTTTTGTTTAGGTGTCATTGGTATGACACGTCTGATAAAGGGGTTAAAGTGCATAGGTTGGGTATTGtagaaattaataataaatcgaAGCTGAATACAAATGATCCTTTTCTATTATCTTCTCAAGCCCAACAAGTGTACTACACTGTACCTCCTACCATCAAACAGGTAAGGAACAATTGGATGGTAGTATGCAAAGTGAAAGCTAGGGGAAAATTCGAAATCCCTTTACTtgaagaacaagaagaaaatgTTCCACCAAATGTTGAGTCTGCTTTTCAAGAAGAAGAGATATTTACTCCACATCCTATTATCATAGATGCAAACATTGATGAggttaacattttttttaatgaggAAGATGAGTTAGATTCTGTGGAACTTGAGGAGCTTCGTCGTGCTGCAAATGACAAGCAAGTTATTTCAGATGGTGAAGAGCTAGAGGAAGAACTTGAAGACTTCGAATCAGATGAAGAAACACAAGAGAAAACTGACCATGACACTGACAATAGTGCCAATGAAATGGAAAATGaggattaa